The nucleotide sequence AACCGGCTTCCGAGTTTATTGCATACAACAGTTTGGTTTGCAACTGCTCCTTGCTGTTCAACACAACCAGGGAGAGAGTTTGTCATGTTGACGCAAATCAATGAGCAGGTAGAATGTAAAGGAACTAGCGTGCCAAACGTAAAATGTGGTTAGTATGGTTTACTGACGTTCTGTAAGGAGGGAGCTTAAGAAGGTTCATGCAAGTAGCCGAGGTGGGCAAACGGTCTCCATGTTCCTCCAAGCCGGGGACACCAGCTCTAAATTAAAAAGGAGTTCAAGATGAATTTTCCAACAGAACAAATATAAAACATAGATATACAGGAAACTGAACCTCTGAATGCAGAATTTAGGATCAAGGTACTCAAATCCAAGGAGTGGCCCGCGAGAACATCCAGTCACAAACCTGTGCATTTAAGGTCATCCACGTGATGGGAGTAAGAAAAACATTGATTTGATATGAACAAAAGAGCATGCTTAGATAGAGAAGTCACAAGGAAAGAGATGAATTTCAAACATTCAAGCTCCTAAAGTAAAAGGGGAAAATATATCAATCAATCAGCAAAGCTTAACATACAATCTCTTTATCCTAGGTTTAACAACAATAATTAAAACTAATAAACACTAGCACAAAGCTCGCAAGCAGAATAAAGAATTGCTCATGCCGTGAAAAGGAGAAAGTGGCCTACTTGAGAAACTTTTTCTGATTATCTGAACTGAAGCTCTTTAGAACCTCCCACAACATATCGATAATCTCATGGTCCTGAAAGAAAAGTATTATCAATCCTTCTCTGAAGTAGGAAAAAAACTCACTATTACATGAAAAATTAAACATACAGATCCCATGATACAATACTAGTGTTTGTGCTGTGCAGCTGTCCAAATTGTGATCTAAATAAATTCCATAGAAACCATCCTGGATCCTAATTCAGATTGTCTATTTTGAAGCTGGGACAGGGCCTCAACTAGCTAGTTTAGATATTGAGATTGAATTAAATCTTTGAGGACCCAAAGTGGATGGCCAACTTACTACAATCTACTTTCACCAAAGAACATAGTGAACCCTCTAATACACAAAAAAAAACGCAGCTGTTCTGTAGATGGTTTGCCAAGAGTAGCTCATAAAGCGCTGCGGCTACATAAAAAGCTTGTTATTCATTACGAAGACTAAACTGTTTTCAAGCACAAGACACCAGTAGTGGATTAGCTTGGTTTCGGCACACCTGCTTACTCAGCATATTAATATTTTGTCAcaccaaaagcaaacaaaaaaaTATCCTCATGGCACAACTACCACTTATTATAACAAATTGAGGGGTGGGCCACAAAGCATCTATTAAGTAATGGAAGAATAGCCTGTCACAACTTTCGATATGATTACTAGCTGCTTCTTGAGTAATGGAAGGACAGATTTTCTTACAGAAGAAAGGGAACATACCGGATGATAACCTCCAGAATAGTTGGTGTTTAAGCGCAAGTCATCAATGTCCAAACTTTCCAAAGAGCCAGATATGAGAAGCTGCAGGAGCAAAATACGCAAGACAACAGCAGAAAATTAAGAAGTGAATACATATACTAATTCTAGGAATAAGTGCCCttttaaatacaataaatatgcaCAAAACGATGCAATTCAGAAACTACAGCTGCATATAAACGTAACATCTTACTGTTGACTACAGGGAAACAACAAAATAAGTCCAAATGGGCACATGTCATTTGATATACAGATGTAAAGTCACACTGCATTTACTTAATAAACATATGTTATTTTGAAAGTAAAAATGTAATAAAGCTATAATGCTCTTATTTGCAATGTATAATGCTCTTATTTGCAATGGTAAAGCAACTAGGTAAAGTGAAGTACCTGAATTTCATGTTCATTGAACATATCAATccattcctttggtataagttttTGAAAACCTCTTAGAAAATGCCTACCTTGTCCACGGATCTGTGATCAAAACAAAAGCAAATTGTTTGTCAAAACAATACATGACAAGCAAATGACAGGACAAAATAATTTTACCTGATAGTTTAATCGATGGTTGGCAACAAGGTGGATAAACGTAATAACATTCTGATTAGTAACACGCATCTCTCTCCCGCCAGGAAGGAGCTCTTCTTCAGCTTGTTCACCATATTCATTATTCACAATAACGAAGTACAACTCCAAATCTGACAGGTCGCCCTTGTAATGCTAAGCATAGAAAGGAGAGGTCAGAACACGGCAAAATGCACATCAGATGACAAGGAGGTTTATATTAGAGTTGAGGTCGCCCTTGTAATGCTAAGCATAGAAAGGAGAGGTCAGAACACGGCAAAATGCACATCAGATGACAAGGAGGTTTATATTAGAGTTGGTCCCTACATGGCCGTATCCTATGAATGTATCTCATGCTACAAAAACACAATACCGCCACAAATAATATGGATTGCAGCCACACAATTGAAGCCAAAACTTTCATATATTAGCTTCAGACCACATTAACAAAACTTAAACTAAAAGATGAGCACTTCAGCAGTCGTGTATCGAAACAGCAGCTCAATGACATCCAACATTTAGAGAGATTCTAGACTTCTAAGCATGTCAATGACCAATTTCTTCTTCACAAATTGAAAATAGATTCAGACCTTCAAAAATAGAAGATGTCGATACAACTCTGGATCCAAGGAAGGCAGATCGTTCAAGAAGTTAGACCTGGTTGGTGGTGAAAATCAGATATTATTGGTAAACTCATTAAAAGTGAAACACAAACAGCATGATGGAATTATAACGTGACATAATGATTGTTGGCAGATTCATAGAAGAGCAAAATCATAACAATATTGAACCTTTTACCCAACCACCCCCTGTTTAATTAGATTGTAGTGAACGTCAAATTCACAATAGCCCAAGGTTCACAACCAAATCTTGCTATATTTGCATTAGTTTGCTTAAAATAAATTTTATCCATTCAATAATCCAGGTCAACACAGGCACAAGTATTTCTATTGCAACTTGCTTAAGAGGGGAGGGACAGAGGGAGGGTGGGAGAGAAAGAGAGTTACTTCTCTTTCAGCTTGCTCAAGAAGAAGGTTGCAAATGGCAGATCAACAAGTATGCCCTCATACATTGCCTGGAGAACATTAATCAAGCACATTTCAGATGATACCCAATTATTGTCCGTCTGCTAAAAAGTATGCATAACTAATGGGGTTGGCCTTCCAGAAATTCGACGCAAAGAAATAGAAAATCAGATTACAGCCTGCAGCACCGAATAAGGCTACTCTAGACTACATTACCAACTTTCTCATTGATGGATGTGTATTATCGATTCGCATATCTATGGCGTTCTTTTACAAGCTACAGGCATGTGTCCAGACTCCAAAAAAACACATATTCAGAAAAGCAAGTTGATATTATAACGAAACTTAACTTAAGAAAAATGTAACTTTAGAATATGCAGACCAAACAGCTCCATAGAATGATAGAAACCCTACTGACATGCGCTACCCGACATTAAAATGTATCAACACATGCAAATCACTCTAGGGCAACGTGTGCACCATATCGGCAGATTAATCAAAATGTGCAAGCCGAAATGGATCAGCGCATGTGATTTGCACCGACATGATTGCAGAACCTCACAATATAACGATTTGCTATACTCTTCATTTTCTTTCTATTAGTCAAATTCTCGAATACATAGCATATTATAGGATATAGACATCTGATCAGAAATCTATTAGGCTATTAGCTGCCAAATGTCGTTACAACAGTTATGGCACCCATATTTTATATTGCTGCTACCTACCATATTGCGACAGAGTGAATACTAACAGCTTCAAGCACAAAAGACATTTCCCTCTAGAAACACAACATAACACTGAAGTACCTTCCCAAGGAGACTTCCAAGAAAATGGAAATACTGCAGATGCTGCTCATGAACCAATCCTGATCCAGGGTTGGGGTACAGAACATGATCGACTGTTTCCTACATAAGGGAAATTGTGTGAGGTGTTGTAACTTAAAGACATTACTACGATTGTGAGTTCTGTAACTGGCGAACTTATACTGGATCAATGAAATAGCATAAAAGAGCAGATACCTTGAATAGGCCATACTGCACATCAAAAGCAGCACGAGTGATATTTTCCATGAAATCTTTGAAAATTCCACCTCCATCAATTCCAGCTTCTTCCACACCATGCTCATTAACAAATGATACTCGGATCTACAAGCATCAAATTTCATTCAAAAAGGAGAATGATGGTTTCTTGTGTCTTAGCAAAATCTGAATTAATCCAACAAGGAGAAAAGGTGAAAGATCTCATGATCATACTGGTCCTTTAAGATCTTCTTCAGAGAGCAAGCTTAGCTGATCAAAAGCATCTTCGAGGAGTCGACTTCTTCTTATTTTAAACCGATGTCTTGTCAAGGCGGAATGAGATGCCGTCGATTGTTTAGAATTTGCCAATTGTGACTGCTCACAGGAAGAGAAACTTCTAAGATATTATCCTAAAAGACGCACCAGTCTTATTCAATGTTCACAGAGAGATCGGTAATGACTTACAGTAAATATTTTAACTCTAATAGTAAAAGGTGCCAAAAAGGGAGCAAGCTTTATAATCTCTGATGCTCGAGTGTTGCCAAGTATCGCCTGAAAAACACGTACACAATGCTGGTGAGATGTGCctctgaaatactccctccgttccaaaatagatgactcaactttgtactaactttagtacaaagttgagtcatctattttggaacggagggagtatgttttcaGTAATTCAAGCAGCACACAGGCCCACTACCTGAGAAACAAAATTTTCACTTGTTGCTTCTTGAGAATAGAAATCACTTTCGGCAGTGAATGGGAGTCGGCTGTTCCAGTCTTGCAACTGCAATTACAAACAATTTTTTATTACATAATATACTCTCCAAAAAACAATACCTGTAGTAGCAACCACTTGTTTAAAACAGCTTCACGGAATTTAAACTAGACAATCTAGGATAAACTGGAAGTGGTTGTGTTTGGTAAAACCAAAAAAATGGAGTTATGTTTGGTAAAGAAAAAAGAGTGTGTTCACACCAACAATCTTGCAGCTTAATAACAATGGACTACCCATCCAAAGCGATTGCAATTTGAAATTCAAAGAAGCAAGAACTCTTTCCTAACCGCTGATCGTGTGTGCACTGCCCAAAGATACATCAGTATATAACTAGTGAAACAACAGTATCATTGGCATTTTTCTCGGCACCTCGATATAAGCGTTATGGTTCAAAGCATCATGGCAAGGAACGGATATCATACAGAAACAGGATGTCAATGCAAGATATCTACCTGGGTAAGTAATTCAGATAACCCATTCCTTGCCTGGCTCTTAAGACTGTCGATGGACATTTTCTTAAGGCCTAAAGGATTGGGCAATGCTTTCTGGCTAGGAGAGGTATGTGAAGGAATAATCCAAAGAAGTTGCCATAAAGCCTGCAAAATGAAGTTGAGTTCATCTGTTCATGTCAATGTAACACCAAACATGATAATATATCAGCAACAGCTCTGTCGTCTTAAAATTAAAAATTCAACATTGGAGGGCTAACGATGACAGTAATGATATTGTCTTGTGCATATACCTGCTTTAAAATGAGGACCAGGGCCTTCAAATCTTTAAGTGAAAGAGGTTTCTCCTGCTCATAGAATTCCTCATTATCAACAATCTTTAACATGTACCTGGAACAGGGTAAAATAACAAAGCATTAATAATGCGTCCCTGACAAGAAAAGCACGAAAACCAAATTAAGGATTGGCAAGCAACAGTTCATGACAAATTGAAATAAGCTGTCTTACTTGTATATGGGACAGAATACAGACACAGGCAGGAGCCAACCAGGAGCATCTACAGACAAAGGAGAGATATACTTGGAAAAATATGGCCATCTTTTGTTTTCGTGGCATCGCTTTATAAAGTTCCATAGTGCAGGAACAATGTCAGTACGATAGGCGAGCGCAGTCATAGTTACATCCAGAGGCAATGTGCTGAACATGACATGAAGAAAAGCACAGATAGACCCTACAGCTTCCACTTCAGCATCTGATGGCCCAGATGGATCAGAATAGTTTGTGCTTAAGGTGCCTGTGAACAGAGCATTCACCTATGCATGATACAGGTTAGGGTCAAACAGGAGAAAGAAAAATATGGAGCCCTATAAATTTGAATGTATGGGTGTTCTGCTTACTAAATGTTCAAGTAACTTTGTATTTGAATCAAATGCTGCCATTATCTGTTTTTGCAAATCAATATCAAGCTCATCTTTAACATCGACATCCATGGCCATGTCATCGTCATCATCTGCCCCTGTACATAGTCCATGAAGAAACACAGCTTACATAAGACTCCATTACTGAAAGATACTTAAGTTAACGGGGTGTCCAATAAGAACACATCTTAAGCCAAAAGACCAAATATATTAATATTCTTTGGTTCTACTTCCAAGTTTTGTATAACCAAAATAATAAGTCATATAATCACAATAACTTATAACAGAAAAGATGCTTTAAAAAATCAGGTAAAATGAATTGCAGTTTACTAGAATTTTCTCACTATCACAAGGAGCCCCAACACAAATTAATGACAATAAGATGCTGCATAAACACTAACAAACTGTACTACCAAAAGATGGAAGCTGATTTGTTTGCTGCCGTGTAGCTTACTTTCGGTAGCTGAAGTGATCGTCGGCAACGCATCCAATAATGATGTGGAAACAGCAATGATGTCAGCCGCCTGATTTGGAAAGAACATATACAGAAAAATCATAACATATAATAATTAATATGGCTTCAATATCTTCAACTATCCACAAACAAACATGCaacagaaaatgaaaaaaaaatagctCCACAACCAAGATGATAACATCACATATGTGAAAACAAAATGTCAACGATATATACATACATGTAAAGCACCACAACAAGCAGAAAAACACATTTGCTTGGGAATCCTTTGACACAAATAAATGCTCATCATATAAATCAAAAGAACCAGCATAAAAAATTACAAGAGAATACTGAAGAGACATATATAATGAACAACATATATGGTCAATTAAGGATTTGCAGTGCAACACAAGCTTAACAGTTGACACAATAAGAGCTAGAACCTACAAAAGCCTTGCTGCAACTTTGACACAAAAATATCAGGAAATATCTGCAGTATGACAACTTTTAGTTACGTGGAAGCTTTTCCATTCTGTCACTGGCATTTTTCCACTCCGCATCAATCCCACTTGTATGAAGAATAGACGGTAGAAAAAATATATGTAAAGTGCATAATTCATGTAACATAATCATTCATAAATGAGAACTCGAGAAGGAAAATAGGATAGCAATTGTCA is from Triticum aestivum cultivar Chinese Spring chromosome 1B, IWGSC CS RefSeq v2.1, whole genome shotgun sequence and encodes:
- the LOC123113172 gene encoding E3 ubiquitin-protein ligase UPL6 isoform X1; protein product: MFFSGDPTSRKRVDLGGRSNKERDRQVLLEQTREERRRRLALRLQNSSATKIQKCFRGRKAFELARLEVRKNFCSTFGEHCQRVDRNCFGNNTDFLRQLLFFFNASKDSDIAILSQVCSLLLQYVKHGDVVSLFAGVDYSSVEPVVIHRVKRLALICVHAVHQKRYDWNNQLLMSVQSTSMPFVQLLEAVACLINPKLPWNCKVVGYLQQKKIYCLFRGIISAVPQNARNMEHCDISALEQVLMLTASHVGDNQCCCPAVDPRWSFSSQLLSIPFLWHRLPHFKKVFSANGLSKYYIHQIACYLPSRADVLPNDISAKQPGYACVLANVLEAATWILSEPKFASDRAADIIAVSTSLLDALPTITSATERADDDDDMAMDVDVKDELDIDLQKQIMAAFDSNTKLLEHLVNALFTGTLSTNYSDPSGPSDAEVEAVGSICAFLHVMFSTLPLDVTMTALAYRTDIVPALWNFIKRCHENKRWPYFSKYISPLSVDAPGWLLPVSVFCPIYKYMLKIVDNEEFYEQEKPLSLKDLKALVLILKQALWQLLWIIPSHTSPSQKALPNPLGLKKMSIDSLKSQARNGLSELLTQLQDWNSRLPFTAESDFYSQEATSENFVSQAILGNTRASEIIKLAPFLAPFTIRVKIFTSQLANSKQSTASHSALTRHRFKIRRSRLLEDAFDQLSLLSEEDLKGPIRVSFVNEHGVEEAGIDGGGIFKDFMENITRAAFDVQYGLFKETVDHVLYPNPGSGLVHEQHLQYFHFLGSLLGKAMYEGILVDLPFATFFLSKLKEKSNFLNDLPSLDPELYRHLLFLKHYKGDLSDLELYFVIVNNEYGEQAEEELLPGGREMRVTNQNVITFIHLVANHRLNYQIRGQGRHFLRGFQKLIPKEWIDMFNEHEIQLLISGSLESLDIDDLRLNTNYSGGYHPDHEIIDMLWEVLKSFSSDNQKKFLKFVTGCSRGPLLGFEYLDPKFCIQRAGVPGLEEHGDRLPTSATCMNLLKLPPYRTKEQLQTKLLYAINSEAGFDLS
- the LOC123113172 gene encoding E3 ubiquitin-protein ligase UPL6 isoform X2 encodes the protein MSVQSTSMPFVQLLEAVACLINPKLPWNCKVVGYLQQKKIYCLFRGIISAVPQNARNMEHCDISALEQVLMLTASHVGDNQCCCPAVDPRWSFSSQLLSIPFLWHRLPHFKKVFSANGLSKYYIHQIACYLPSRADVLPNDISAKQPGYACVLANVLEAATWILSEPKFASDRAADIIAVSTSLLDALPTITSATERADDDDDMAMDVDVKDELDIDLQKQIMAAFDSNTKLLEHLVNALFTGTLSTNYSDPSGPSDAEVEAVGSICAFLHVMFSTLPLDVTMTALAYRTDIVPALWNFIKRCHENKRWPYFSKYISPLSVDAPGWLLPVSVFCPIYKYMLKIVDNEEFYEQEKPLSLKDLKALVLILKQALWQLLWIIPSHTSPSQKALPNPLGLKKMSIDSLKSQARNGLSELLTQLQDWNSRLPFTAESDFYSQEATSENFVSQAILGNTRASEIIKLAPFLAPFTIRVKIFTSQLANSKQSTASHSALTRHRFKIRRSRLLEDAFDQLSLLSEEDLKGPIRVSFVNEHGVEEAGIDGGGIFKDFMENITRAAFDVQYGLFKETVDHVLYPNPGSGLVHEQHLQYFHFLGSLLGKAMYEGILVDLPFATFFLSKLKEKSNFLNDLPSLDPELYRHLLFLKHYKGDLSDLELYFVIVNNEYGEQAEEELLPGGREMRVTNQNVITFIHLVANHRLNYQIRGQGRHFLRGFQKLIPKEWIDMFNEHEIQLLISGSLESLDIDDLRLNTNYSGGYHPDHEIIDMLWEVLKSFSSDNQKKFLKFVTGCSRGPLLGFEYLDPKFCIQRAGVPGLEEHGDRLPTSATCMNLLKLPPYRTKEQLQTKLLYAINSEAGFDLS